GCGCTATTTATTGATGAGTGTCTATGGCAAATTTTAATACCCATTTAAACACCGCATTTATGGTGAGTGGTACGCTGAGTTTAACGGTTTATAAAGCAGGGTTGGTTGACGATTCAGGATTTTTGATGTGCGTGGCGCTGGGTACCATCGGCGGGCTCTTGCCCGATTTGGATTCCGATAACTCAACACCGATTAAACTTGGTTTTAACATCACTTCTTTTATTTTTGCTTTTGGTCTAGTTATGCATTGGCGCAGTGAGCTGAGTTTATTGTCGCTGATTGTTTTGTGGCTGGCTGGCTATTGTTTTATGCGTTATACCGTTTTTGCTGTTTTTACCAATATGACGGTGCATCGAGGCGTGATTCATTCTGTGCCTTATATGGCGATACTGGGACTTGGACTCACCTGTCTTAGCTATTATGTGTTGCAGCTTCCCCTGACTGCCAGCTGGTTTTATGGTTTGTTTTTATTTGGCGGTGCGCTGGTACATTTATTATTAGATGAAGTGTATAGCGTCAATTTATCCAACATGAAAATGAAGCGCTCATCCGGTACGGCGATGAAGTTTTATCAGCATAAAGATAAGTGGTGGTACTTATTAATCTATACCGTACTGGCTATGCTGCTGTATCTGACGCCGCCCTTTGAACCTTTTTGGCAACAGCTGCGAGATCCAGCACCGTGGGCACAATTAAAAGTGGGCATTTTGCCTGACATCGTAGAAGATATGCTGCGTGAGAGACCATGATGATGCTTGACGATCAAAATATCATGCACTGCTAATATCAATTTTTTTGCTTGCTGTGCCTGCGCAGACAGAGGCTGCAAAAATTGATATCAGTAGTACCGTAGCGTTTTTGAGATATTTTGACCATAGTTACATCGTGGCTGCTATAGAATAAATCGACTATATAAATACGAATCATTAGAGTACGCTATGTCACTTTCTACACTGTCTACTACCCAAACCTGTCCTTGCCAAATCAATCCGTTATTAGAAATAGGCTCGCCGCTCACATATCAAGAATGCTGTCAGCCTTATCATGATGCGTTTTCTAATGCAGATATGGACGAATTAAGCGCGGTAAGGGCAGAGAATGCCGAGCGTCTCATGCGCACGCGCTACAGTGCGTTTGTATTGGTCAAGCCAGATTATATCGTCAAAACCACACTACCCACGCAGCAAAACTCGCTTGATATGAATGCGATTGAAAGTTGGGCGACAGAGACCGACTGGGCAGGAT
This is a stretch of genomic DNA from Psychrobacter alimentarius. It encodes these proteins:
- a CDS encoding YchJ family protein produces the protein MSLSTLSTTQTCPCQINPLLEIGSPLTYQECCQPYHDAFSNADMDELSAVRAENAERLMRTRYSAFVLVKPDYIVKTTLPTQQNSLDMNAIESWATETDWAGLEIVQHTPKLGKRHAQVEFKAYFNNVDGMQAHHELSAFVKMKDKANNDAHWYFLDPTVAMSVTQKQPCICGSSEKFKRCCGEYLG
- a CDS encoding metal-dependent hydrolase, which translates into the protein MANFNTHLNTAFMVSGTLSLTVYKAGLVDDSGFLMCVALGTIGGLLPDLDSDNSTPIKLGFNITSFIFAFGLVMHWRSELSLLSLIVLWLAGYCFMRYTVFAVFTNMTVHRGVIHSVPYMAILGLGLTCLSYYVLQLPLTASWFYGLFLFGGALVHLLLDEVYSVNLSNMKMKRSSGTAMKFYQHKDKWWYLLIYTVLAMLLYLTPPFEPFWQQLRDPAPWAQLKVGILPDIVEDMLRERP